TGTTCAGGAATTAGGCtatttgagcaaaagtggaacatgtgaaatgtttcatttgccagtggttcttaactggtctggtttttGGAACCCACAATTTCACATGTTCATAAAGTTGCAaccaatatatatatttttagcgTTCAAGCCAAGGAATATGGTgagctagcctaggctacatgatAAGACATGCAAAGTGCCTAGCCTACCTGTTTGGAAAAggcagatgtttggcattacatttgtgaagtcttaaACTGTTCATGTTACCTTTCAAACTCCTACTCCACAGGTTTATCTTTGACAGGGGTGCCTTGtttccatgtggcattttagttggttgttttattttctcatgtgcaccccacacactggggtttctgtcttattttgtcctcaatttagGTTAATTCATATTCTAGCTGACTTCAAATACTCagggttgcagccaacttgcTTTTATGCAATGACTGGCATAGCCTACAAATAAAGCTTATCAAAATAAAGATCCAATATTAGATCTGATCAGGTACAgtagcattttaaattggcttctttcatttattttagCCACAAGCTCTGCGACCCACTCAGAACGGTTCCACGACCACCCTTTGGGATCCGACCAAGAAACACTGGTCTACAGTAAGCTATGTAAACTTCCCACaatgtcagtaggcctattacattaggacagtaggctatttacacaACACTTACTGACCTAGCAATTGTCAGCTGAGTAGGTAGAATAGGCCGATATAAAACAATTGTCTACATGATGTGATTCCACAGTCGCAAtactgggttgtgtgtgtgataagataaatgggcactggcagatgcGATAGGTAAATAGATATGTTTGCGTGTTAACACAGACAGcagtctgtaggcctactgtaaactcacatgctaaaaacaataatcTATGTAGCCTATAACGGCAAGTGTGTTCGCTAGATTACTTATATTTCAAACTACCgcgctgcaagtgcatcaagaaaggTGTCACCTTCGACTGTAGATCATAGACTaggattttttttgtggtggcacctggggtggccaatcGAATCTCAAGGATGGCCTATGCCACCCGGAGCCccccctctggctacgcccctgaCACACTGCTCACTCTGCCCGTAGTACACCTCTCCGTAActcaagaaacacacactgctgctctcctctgctcagcTGTTTGGAACCACCACTTACATGGGAGTCAAAGTTTTGGTCAGGTGAGCCATGGTTTTACACTTTTGCACTTAGCCTCAAGCATCTATCTATTGAGATACGCCTAACATAATGTTTCGGATTGTTCATCTgtttaatgaaaaaaacaaacatgtataGTGGATAAACTTTGAATGTTCAAGTAAcatgagatatactgtacacaggagGGATGTTGTCAAAAGGCACATCACCAACAGAGCAGCCTGAAGATTTCACTAGGGTTATCAACCAGGCACCAAATCAAATTTTGACAGGATAATCGGCTATCTAAGTAGACATTAGTTGCAGCTCTAGTTggcattaaaaagaaaatacgGTGTTGAATTTGACGTACTAAGTATTTGAAGCAAGTGTTCCAGTACTTACGGTATATTCAAGTAAAAATGTGACCAAACAGCTTTCACCTTCACCAGAGTGTTCATCTGGAACATCTTCTCTGACTTTGAAGTTCTGGAGTGGAGTTCTGAGCTTTGTTCACATATTTTTACACagtaaaaagggaaaaaaggccTTTTCTTTACTTTCAATTCTTTTTTGTTGATCATCAGAATCAAGTACATGGACAAACATTTCTTTGGTGATGTATGACAGGAATGAATTACTGTTGAACACAAAGAGTCAAGGAATCTGTGTTCTTTAACATCAAACATTGACTGTTACAGTTCGCTGAAGTTAAGTTAACTGTTAACATTATTAAGTTAACATTAAGTAAACATGAACAGTTGACAGTTTGCTGAGGTTGTTCAGAATTGTTCTTAAATGGTCTTTGACAATGACCTGTTTTGGTCCTTTAGGCTACCTCTCCAGTGAGTACACAAAAGTTTATTGCGTATAAACCTTTAATTATTTTGGATACATAACAGTGTTCAGTTAAATGAGGTGAATGTTGATCAAAGTCGAGCTTTTTCAACAAAGAGTCAATAAGAGAGTAGAATCACACTGAATATGCATCATTATTTCGAGACGTTTTGTGAGCTACACTTACTTTTATGGTGTTTTTGTAGGCGTATTGACTTTCAGGGGgattgtcattttaatttcatgttCATTTACTTGTGTCTCGCTCCAGTCCAGTAGTGTTCTCTCTCATGTTATTCATTTGATCCATGTCTGTAAATCTGTCCACCTCAAACCACTTCACCTACTGTGGAACAGGGGAAGAGAGCTTTGTACAACAGAACAACATTTATTAACTTTGCAAACAAAATAGCAGAAGTGTATTGTTTCTTTATATCCTCTGGTTTCATTTTCAGGTGTAAAGCAATTCAGCCATGTAAAACTCTTTGTTCTCCACATCCGAACCGTCGGAGACATTTACTGGTGATGGTTGTCATGGCTGTGGTTGGTGGGGTAATGATGTCTTCCAGAACAAATATTTACGCTCAACTGGCCTGGACTCAGAGGTGGATCTTACGCAACCGAGACATGCACTTGCCCTGGGCTACAGCTGGTAGCCAACGACAACCCCTAAGTCATTATTATGTCAAGTATCCAGGTAACTACCCCTTTGTCCTGGACGAACCTCATCTGTGCCAGAGGCTAAAGCCCTTCCTGGTCATCGTGGTGCCTGTGGCTCCCCACGAGCGGGCCGCCAGGGAGGCGATCCGTCAGACATGGGGAGGAGGGAACGTCTGGGTGGGACGCGTCGTGCTGACCCTCTTCCTGCTGGGCCTGccaggtggagaaggaggaggaggaggaggaggaggaggaggaggaactcaGCAGCTACAGTCCGCCTTGCGGCAAGAGCATTCACAGCATCACAACCTTCTCCAGGCCAGCTTTGTGGACAGCTACGGCAACCTGACCCTCAAGACCCTGCTGATGATGGAGTGGCTATCTTCTCGCTGCCCGCAGGCCACGTTCGCCACCAAGGTCGACTCCGATGTGTTCCTAAATGTCCGAAACCTAGTGACCTTACTGGCGGACCCCAACATACCCACACGTCAGTACATCACAGGGAACATGTATCGCCAAGGTCCGGTCCAGAGGAACCCAAACTCCAAGTGGTTCCTCCCGGAGGAGGTGTACCCCGAGTCTGTGTTCCCAACTTACACACTGGGCTACTGCTATGCCTTCTCCATAGACCTGTCTGCCAAAGTAGTGAAGGCTGCTAGACTGTTCCCGCCCATCTACATTGAGGACCTCGCCCTGGGCTTGTACCTGAACCATCTGGGCATAGCCCCCAGTGACCCGCCCTCGCCCGACCTCTTCAGGGGGCATCGACCTCTGCTGTACAACCGCTGTGACTATTTCACGTCCATCTCCACCATCCTGCTTCACAGCGCTGAACTCATAAGTGTCTGGGAGGACTTAAGACAGCACAGCTCATCCTGCTGAGGGTTGGAGAAAACATCAGGTTGCGTCTGAGCCCAATCCTTACAGTAACAAAAAGTAGGAATTCCCCTTTTCCGTCCTTTTTCAATGTACTGTGTACCCATTTAGTGCTAAAGGGGGTACCCAATAATCATACacggatatatatatatattatatatatatatatatatatatatactgtatatatatatatatatatatatcactgcCAAAGTAGAGAGAGCTAATGTATAATGTGTTATTCATAATAATCACACAGCCCCATCCCCATCTTGAAAACAGTCATGTTATTTTAATTCCGCCCCTAAAATGCAGGGACCTAGTAGTTCATTTCTAGGACTTTGAATCACGTTTgtttacagaatacatttaaagCTTTTATGACATCATCACTATTGCAGTTGTGTTTTATTTGCAGCGAGATTCTTGAGGAACTGCACTCTGTCCTTCTTCAGGTCCTGCCCCTCACTCTGCTGCAGGTTCAGGTTCAGGTATTTGTTGCTGGCATCATAGAGAGGCCAGTGCACCAGGCCAGGCCCATTAGGAGAGCTGGAGGATCACAGAAACACCTCTATCACCATGGACACAACGGAACAGAGCAGTCTTACACAGGAGACTCCCTGTACCTTTGCATCTTTCGCCACAGATGCATTGTTTGTTTGGCTACTTATAGTCTTAAACTAAAAATGACATCTGTCCAAAGTAGAcatacatttcattacattagGGGATGATCAGACAGGATTGATACGCGCCTTTTGTATGTTGTATCGTAGCCTACTGGAAGTAAGCATTTTGCACGCTGCTTATGCGCCCAGAGCGCCTTGTGGTTTTTTGTGCCTACTGCGTCTCGCATTTTTGTGGAGGCAAATGTAAAAAAGTCTAACTCCAAGCTGAAAAGCGCACATTTATGAAAACATAGTGCGTCTTATGAAAACATAAGTGTCTTATGCTTCATAAGTGGCAAAGCATGTCCTgtcttactgtatgtccttACCTTACGCAGGAGACTCATAAAGCCTCATTATGTGAGAACTGGTACTTCCCTTTTTTAATGTAGTGGGTATGCCTTTAGCATAATATTTCAATGCTAAGATATGCATTAAAGCCCAGTAGACTGCCCCGAATCTTGAAAAATTACGCTAAAGGCATCTTTAAAGGGCATGAAGTAACAATGACACTGCAGAGATGGGATCATCCCTATTCTGAGTCAGCTTGACttcaaaatgattttgaaaCCATTACTTAAAGACAGATTTGTTACATACTGttgctttaaagagaccctatgcaactttttcatagtcataaaatagCTTAGAAACTTGACTGACAAGTttgatcgaaaacagtaatatttcctcccgcccccagtgtccctatccgctattgcagccttgcagtctctccggaggcgatCACTCCTTgattacatctggaagtctgagatgcgtaaggaacaagaagaaccacgcttgcaatttatataatttatatatatatatatatatatatatatatatatacagcctatatatgtataaatatacacgctaaagctgtaggggaagctctgcagagaaatatgcaagcataaaacgagcgaaaacgaaaagcgaaaacgaaaccggagatgaaatcgccaatcctgcatagtttctctgtAAGGTTGATGTAAGATAACAATGATTGGGGGCCAGAATATCACTGcttacacaattacacacaagaTATGTATTCTTACTATCACAATCTTAATATCATTGTGCTATGATACAGATACAAACCTGTCACTTGTGTGAATGATGAACTATGgcgcatatactgtataaagggATGAATAACTTGGAATGAGATAGGATTCCACAAAGAGCAACTCACCCTGTGCGCATGAAGTTAGCCCAGTAAGCCATCATAGTTTTGCACAGCCTGTTTTCCTCCTCTGTGATCTTTCCTGGAAcatcagaacaaacaaacagaatgttGTGACTGAGAATGAGAcgaaacacacaaatgcacataaacacacacacacacacacacacacacacacacacacacacagagaagtacacatgtacacaagagcaaacacatatgcacacactcatttacatgcacaaaagttgcaagagggatggagtaggtgatggagacaaattgacaagcatgatttatttttgtgcagAGAATGTGTAGGAcagagcggcggtcatattttgtatcgCTATGAGGTGCATCTAGTTTTGCTTAGATGGTAAAATACTTTCTCAGTTATATCTTTGATCTTTGAGTCTGCTTGGCACGTTTGATGACAGTAAAATTACTCCAACACTTTTGATCACAAAAGTGATGCTGGTGTAGGTCTATGTAATTGCCAACAGCTTttgattttgtttcatttttgtctGTGCTGGGAGCAAGGTGGCGGGGTTATCCTGCTCTTGTGGTGGTTCCTACTTCCTACTTGTTTTGGTGTGCTGTGCTAATTGTGCAGTGctcttaagcccaattcacaccaaagagtcccgacgcgacgagaccaagttgcagcggtgtgaattagaagttacGCGTATAGTCGCAAGCCGCCAccgagcattcaacatgtttaatcgcagttgcaaggttttagaacgttgcggcTCGTCTTGTCTCGtctggaatctttggtctgTACCCTACTTTATGCTCACCCTCCCCTTCGTTGTTCATTTGCGTATTGTCTTTAGGATATTTCCCTCTGTGGTTGGGTTAGCCGTCATTCATAAGCCCCACTGAGTACAACTTTGTTTGGGCATTGTCCATGTGGCCTAACGGCCTTGTATGCCAGCAGTGttcagtgtttgtatgtgctctACTACGTGTCTGGTTAAAATCTAATATTTTGCATTTACTTGAGCAACGTCTCTCTGCCCTATTACTTGCTGTACTGACCTGTGTGATCTTGGTGGTTAAGAGGGAAAAGCTTATGTAGGACATTTCCCTGGGCAACCATAAGGGGCATAATACAGTACTTGGTGCTAGCATTCAAACCCCCTCACACAGTAAGTAATGGTTTAATGATGGCACAACCTGTTTGGCACAGAGCCCAatgcaaaaagaaaacaactaaGTAAGACCTAAGTAATTGGCATTGGGTCTAATAGACATGTTGTGGACTTAGAAGCAATTAAAGCTAGTGAATGCCTCAGGGGAAATAATTTCCAACTGTGAAAAGTTGGGAGTGGAATGAGGCACTGTGCATGCATCCTTCAATGTATCACCGACTTCAGCATTCTGATAAGAATGGAGACCATCAACTCTTATCTCTAATTAAGTCAATCTTActcacgaaaaaaaaaaaaatatcagaaaCTCATGAGCT
This sequence is a window from Sardina pilchardus chromosome 10, fSarPil1.1, whole genome shotgun sequence. Protein-coding genes within it:
- the LOC134094163 gene encoding beta-1,3-galactosyltransferase 1-like; the protein is MGVKVLVRCKAIQPCKTLCSPHPNRRRHLLVMVVMAVVGGVMMSSRTNIYAQLAWTQRWILRNRDMHLPWATAGSQRQPLSHYYVKYPGNYPFVLDEPHLCQRLKPFLVIVVPVAPHERAAREAIRQTWGGGNVWVGRVVLTLFLLGLPGGEGGGGGGGGGGGTQQLQSALRQEHSQHHNLLQASFVDSYGNLTLKTLLMMEWLSSRCPQATFATKVDSDVFLNVRNLVTLLADPNIPTRQYITGNMYRQGPVQRNPNSKWFLPEEVYPESVFPTYTLGYCYAFSIDLSAKVVKAARLFPPIYIEDLALGLYLNHLGIAPSDPPSPDLFRGHRPLLYNRCDYFTSISTILLHSAELISVWEDLRQHSSSC